One Nicotiana sylvestris chromosome 12, ASM39365v2, whole genome shotgun sequence genomic window carries:
- the LOC138883621 gene encoding uncharacterized protein, giving the protein MPELPKYNGTPDPNEHITAYMCAVKGNDIKDDEIESVLLKKFGETLSKEAMIWYHNVAPNSIDSFAMLANSFIKAHTSAIKEATRKFDVFKIKQKENEMLREFESRFQTERMKLPLVSDDWAVQVFTQGLNERSLVASRKLKENLIEYPVVTWSDVHNTYQSKIRVEDDQL; this is encoded by the coding sequence atgccagaactcccaaaatacaatgggaccccAGATCCCAATGAACACATCACTGCCTATATGTgcgcagtaaagggcaacgacataaaagacgacgagattgagtccgtcttactgaagaagttcggagaaacactctcgaaggagGCCATGATCTGGTATCACAAcgtagctcccaactccatagactcatttgccatgctagcaaaCTCATTCATAAAGGCACACACCAGTGCCATAAAGGAAGCAACAAGGAAATTTGAcgtattcaagatcaagcagaaggagaatgaaatgctgcgagaatttgAATCTCGCTTCCAAACGGAACGAATGAAACTACCCctggtctccgacgactgggcggtGCAGGTCTttactcaaggcctgaatgaacgaagcttagTGGCCTCAAGGAAGCTGAAAGAGAATCTTATCGAGTATCCCGTcgtaacctggtcggacgtccacaacacgtatcagtcaaagatcagagtcgaggatgaccagctaTGA